A window from Schistosoma haematobium chromosome 1, whole genome shotgun sequence encodes these proteins:
- a CDS encoding hypothetical protein (EggNog:ENOG41KOG1721~COG:S) translates to MNSFNDQACALCGKVVSTKHGMARHLKIVHEGLEECKCDSCGRKFTTKFALHRHIRKVHEGISELVLPCACCGKKFSAKHGLERHMRLIHESAELCICPLCNRSFSTKFAFNRHTKTVHSDSISLCSPCNMLFPSKFALLEHNLTVHNTSKVFACHECLKCFPDTESRRSHEQNDHGVGTSNMYSPTTQSS, encoded by the exons CGTTCAATGACCAGGCGTGTGCCTTGTGTGGAAAGGTTGTTTCTACCAAACACGGTATGGCTAGACATTTAAAAATCGTTCATGAAG GTCTCGAAGAATGTAAATGTGACTCATGTGGACGAAAGTTTACCACAAAATTTGCCCTCCATCGACATATTCGAAAAGTTCATGAAG GTATATCAGAACTTGTTCTTCCTTGTGCTTGTTGTGGGAAGAAATTCTCTGCCAAACATGGTCTAGAGCGCCATATGAGACTGATACACGAAA GTGCGGAATTGTGCATCTGCCCTTTGTGTAACAGGAGTTTTTCAACCAAGTTTGCTTTTAATCGTCATACAAAAACTGTGCACTCAG ATTCAATCAGCCTGTGTTCCCCGTGTAATATGCTATTTCCATCAAAGTTCGCTCTTCTTGAACACAACCTTACGGTCCATAATA CTTCAAAGGTGTTTGCTTGTCATGAATGTTTGAAATGTTTTCCTGATACAGAGTCACGAAGAAGCCACGAACAAAATGATCATGGTG TTGGGACTTCAAACATGTATTCGCCAACGACGCAATCatcttaa